A genome region from Anastrepha ludens isolate Willacy chromosome 3, idAnaLude1.1, whole genome shotgun sequence includes the following:
- the LOC128857586 gene encoding uncharacterized protein LOC128857586 — MGRYVVFDCDVGIDDAWGLMMLIKAEEAYKRRPDLANSPKKFEIIGITCVQGNTDVDHAVINTLRVLDAVNRNDLPVYKGCSSPILQRHWENPEIFHGKDGFGDVQHEKQVNLDLVRAEHAVNAMYDFVCKYPKMVDFILVGPLTNFAMCINMYGSKFVDNIGNIFIMGGNYQGQGNVTKSAEFNFMMDPEAAHIVLNSINTPLTLLPWETCIDEHFDISLDWRLNVLGSVQSPFIELLNVVERSVFIPKGIEGWLASDAVLVAAYLFPHLTVKVRRLYHAAVELTGNHTRGQMVIDHLKQEKDNAHIIMEVNSEQYKQIIAWTAGLEGVDMECELGKDKSNMGKYVVYDCDVGTDDAWGLMMLIKAEEAYKRRVDLANSPSRFEIIGITCVQGNTEVDYAVINTLRVLDAANRNDIPVYKGCSNLVKPRAWENPKYFAGKDGFGDVKHEKPVDLNLVQPMHAVNAMYDFVCKHPKEVDFLLVGPLTNFAMCISMYGSKFLDNVGQIFIMGGNYRGKGNTTKSAEFNFMMDPEAAHIVLANVKTPLTILPWEACDDGAARVTLDWRLNVLGSVQTPFIDLLNRVERALLIPKGTKRWLVCDALAVAAYLFPHLVVNETQLHHATIELAGIHTRGQMVIDHLHQEKKNANIITVVNIDNYQKIIAWTGGVRGVHMECELGKSQ, encoded by the exons ATGGGAAGATATGTGGTATTTGACTGTGATGTGGGTATCGACGACGCCTGGGGTCTGATGATGCTCATCAAAGCTGAGGAAGCATACAAAAGGCGTCCCGATCTAGCGAATTCccctaaaaagtttgaaataattggcatcacatgCGTGCAAGGAAACACTGATGTCGATCATGCGGTAATAAATACACTCAGAGTGTTGGACGCAGTTAATAGAAATGAT TTGCCAGTCTATAAGGGTTGCAGTAGTCCGATTCTACAAAGACATTGGGAAAATCCCGAAATTTTTCATGGGAAAGATGGCTTTGGCGATGTCCAGCATGAAAAGCAAGTCAATTTAGATTTAGTAAGAGCGGAGCATGCGGTAAATGCGATGTATGATTTTGTTTGCAAG TATCCGAAAATGGTCGACTTTATATTAGTGGGACCCCTGACAAATTTTGCGATGTGCATCAATATGTATGGCTCGAAATTCGTAGATAATATTGGAAACATTTTCATTATGGGCGGCAACTACCAGG GCCAAGGCAACGTCACCAAGAGTGCCGAGTTTAATTTTATGATGGATCCAGAGGCGGCACACATTGTTTTGAACAGCATAAATACCCCTTTGACGCTACTCCCGTGGGAAACCTGTATCGATGAACATTTTGACATTTCACTT GATTGGCGCTTAAATGTTCTTGGATCTGTACAAAGTCCTTTCATCGAGCTGCTGAATGTTGTGGAACGTTCAGTTTTTATACCGAAAGGTATTGAAGGTTGGCTAGCTTCCGATGCGGTGCTTGTTGCAGCCTACCTATTCCCTCACTTGACAGTAAAAGTTCGTCGACTCTATCATGCAGCCGTCGAACTGACTGGCAACCACACCCGTGGTCAAATGGTTATCGATCACTTGAAACAGGAAAAGGACAATGCGCATATAATTATGGAAGTCAATAGCGAGCAATACAAACAAATTATTGCGTGGACTGCGGGTTTAGAAGGTGTGGATATGGAATGTGAGCTAGGAAAAGAT AAAAGCAATATGGGAAAATATGTGGTATACGATTGCGATGTTGGCACTGACGATGCTTGGGGCCTTATGATGCTCATCAAAGCTGAGGAAGCATACAAAAGGCGCGTCGACCTAGCGAACTCCCCCTCAAGGTTTGAAATCATTGGCATCACATGCGTGCAAGGAAACACTGAGGTGGATTATGCAGTGATAAATACACTCAGAGTGCTAGATGCAGCTAATCGAAATGAT atACCAGTTTATAAAGGTTGCAGTAACCTTGTCAAACCACGAGCTTGGGAGAATCCTAAGTATTTTGCTGGAAAAGATGGATTTGGTGATGTGAAACATGAAAAACCAGTTGATCTGAATTTAGTGCAACCGATGCATGCGGTAAATGCAATGTACGATTTTGTTTGCAAG cATCCGAAAGAAGTTGACTTCTTATTAGTGGGGCCACTCACAAATTTTGCCATGTGCATTAGTATGTATGGCTCAAAATTTTTGGACAACGTTGGACAAATTTTCATTATGGGCGGCAATTATCGAG GCAAAGGGAATACTACCAAAAGTGCCGAGTTCAATTTTATGATGGATCCAGAAGCTGCGCATATTGTTTTAGCCAACGTAAAAACGCCCTTAACTATTCTGCCATGGGAAGCGTGCGACGATGGAGCTGCTCGTGTTACTCTT GATTGGCGTTTAAACGTTCTTGGCTCAGTGCAAACTCCTTTCATCGATCTACTGAATCGCGTGGAGCGCGCCCTGCTCATACCGAAAGGCACCAAACGTTGGTTGGTTTGTGATGCATTGGCCGTTGCTGCCTACCTCTTTCCCCATTTGGTGGTGAATGAGACGCAGCTACATCACGCAACCATTGAGCTGGCCGGTATTCACACACGTGGCCAAATGGTAATAGATCACTTGCATCAGGAGAAGAAAAATGCGAATATTATTACAGTTGTAAACATCGATAACTATCAGAAAATTATTGCATGGACCGGTGGAGTGAGAGGAGTGCACATGGAATGTGAATTGGGGAAATCGCAataa
- the LOC128858361 gene encoding uncharacterized protein LOC128858361 — protein sequence MGFSHDLVVAALKHSKNDLQRALDLLQTNSDELLQSLPKKENADSDILEQLKELGFNEEIVRVALETTQNDPGKALDFLVKIFGNEEDLLKQISRIAEATKEIVGDDTPSTSSGLSSLASTAMDKVKNEIESLRAYERFNEDLTSNGQDYLDLPLLQEEQILAEYKRFLEQ from the exons ATGGGGTTTTCCCATGATCTTGTCGTGGCGGCGCTTAAACATTCGAAGAATGATCTACAGCGAGCG cTGGATTTGCTGCAAACGAATAGTGATGAGTTGTTGCAAAGTTTGCCAAAAAAGGAAAATGCTGATTCTGATATTTTGGAACAG TTAAAAGAGCTTGGCTTTAATGAGGAAATAGTACGCGTGGCGCTTGAGACTACACAAAATGATCCGGGGAAAGCACTCGATTTTCTAGTTAAAATATTCGGCAACGAGGAGGATTTACTAAAGCAAATAAGTCGTATTGCCGAAGCTACTAAAGAAATTGTCGGCGATGACACACCATCTACTTCTAGCGGATTGAGTTCGCTCGCATCTACAGCTATGGACAAAGTGAAGAATGAAATAGAATCACTGAGAGCATATGAACGCTTCAATGAGGATCTCACATCGAATGGACAGGACTACCTCGATCTACCCCTTCTACAGGAGGAACAAATCTTGGCTGAATATAAACGCTTTTTAGAGCAATGA